Genomic window (Lewinellaceae bacterium):
TTTTTGAATTTAACCAATACATTAATTTCCGGAATAAATAAGCAGTAAATCCCATAGCTTATGCAACGACTCATAATCTCTTTGTCCCTTTTTTTCGTCTGCCATCTTCCTCTCCGCGCTCAGGTTATTGACATCGGGCTGAATTTCGGCGCCATGTTTTACAATGGCGACCTTTCTGCCAGCGATGTCCGGCAAATGATTCAGGAGACCCGGCCGGCGTTTGGTTTATTCTGCCGCCTGGTCAACAGCCGCCAGTTTTCCACCCGTTTCAACCTCAACATTGGCTCCATTCAGGGCGATGACGCCCGAACGGCCAATGAAGCCCGGGGGCTCAGCTTTGAGAGCAGAATCTGGGAGTTTAACGTCATCGGCGAGTGGCATTCCCTGCGGGTCCGGCACACCGAGCACAGCTCTACTTTCCCCTATTTGTTCGGCGGCGTGGGTTTTTTTCATTTCAACCCCAAGGCCGATGTGAACGGCGAATTGGTGGAACTGCAACCCCTGGGTACTGAAGGGCAGGGCCTGCCGTCTTATCCGGATGCCTACAACCGCCTGCAGCTCAATGTTCCTTTCGGCGCCGGAATAAAAGTGGTCAACCGCAAAGTTACCGTTGGTTTTGAGATGGGCGCCCGCTTCCTGCTTACCGACTACCTCGATGACGTGAGCAGCACCTTGGTTAACCATCGCGACGTATTTGAAGGCAACGGCTCATTGGCAGCGCAGTTGAGCAACCCCAACCTGGGCGGGCAGGAAGGCATCGATCAGGTCTATCGCAGAGGCAGCGAGCGGCGCGACTGGTACTACATGATGAACATCACGCTGTCTTACAACTTTGGACAGGCACTCCACAAAATATTTTCCGACCCGGTTCCCTGCCCCAAGTGGCGGCTTTGACTTTTTTTAGCACAAGGCAGGATTCTGGCGCTGCCGGGTAATTTATCACAGCTTCAATGCGTTATTAGGCTGTCGAAAATCTTTAATATTGTGACCACGGCTTCCAATTTTTGTCTAAATTGGCAGTTTGATTCACGCACTAATTCAATCCCATTGAGCTATGAAGAAATTGCTTTTCTTCTTTGTTTTTGCCGCCGCGCTTTCTGTCTTCTCCAACCTCAAGGCCCAAAGTACTGAACTCGGCATATTTGCCGGCGCCTCTCTCTACAGTGGCGATCTCTCGCCCACGGAGTTTGGCGTTTATATGGATGAGGTAAGCCCAGCCTTCGGCGTTTTTAGCCGGTTTAATATTGGCCAGGCCTTTGCGCTGCGCCTGGGCCTTTCCCTTGGGAAAGTATCCGGCAATGACGCCAGGCATGGCCGGGAAGACCGGGGCCTCAATTTCCGCAGCAACATCACGGAATTTGCCCTTACCGGAGAACTCAACCTGTTCAAGCTGGGCAGTTATCAGGACCGGGGCGTCATGCCTTACTTGTTTGGCGGGGTGGCGGTGTTCCATTTCAATCCGGAAGCTTCGTTCGACGGCGATTATATAGAATTGCAACCGCTCGGTACCGAAGGGCAGGGGCTGCCGGGCTACGAAGCGCCCTACCAGCTCACTCAACTGGCCCTGCCGGCAGGCCTGGGGATCAAGTTCCTGCTCAATGAAACCATCACCCTCGGCCTGGAATTCGGCGGCAGAAAGTTGTTTACCGATTACCTGGATGACGTCAGCTCCGCTCAGGTCAACTACTTTGACGTCCTGGAAGGCAACGGAGAACTGGCGGCCCGCCTCAGCAACCCCACCCTGAAAGACCCCAGCCCGGATAACGCCGATTATCGCCGGGGCGGCGATTTCAAAGACTGGTATTATTTCGGCGGCATCACCCTGTCGTTTCGCCTCCAGGGCAACGGCGGCGGCGGTTTTGGCCGGGGCAAAGGCATCGGATGCCCTACTTTTTAATAGCTCGTTTCGGCCGGGCAGGTTGGATTCTCAAGCCTCATATCAAAAAAAATGAACGTTATCCAATTCCCTTTGTTCAATTTTGGGAATTTGTGTTAAATTTGCGTTAAGGGCTTGTAAACAAAACTCGCAATGAAGAGAATATTGGTGCTCTGCACCGGCAACTCATGTAGAAGCCAGATGGCCGAAGGCTATCTTAAATTCTACACCCAAAGTGGCGCTGAAATTTACAGCGCCGGGCTGGAGAGCCACGGCATCAATCCCTACGCCATAAAGGCCATGGAGGAAGATAGCATCGACATTTCCGGCCAGCACTCCAAACCAATCCGCGTCTTCCGCGGACGGCACTTCGATTACCTGGTCACCGTTTGCGACGAAGCAACCCACAGCCTGCTTCGGGACATCACCTACGGGGAAAAAATCCACTTCAGCATCCCAGATCCGGCCGCCTTCGAAGGAGGGAGCGAGGAAAAACTGGAGGAATTTCGCAGGGTCCGGGAAATTGTCAAGAAGAAAATGCTGAAATTCATCGGCAAAGCGCTGCAGGAAAATACGGAGGCTGCTGCTTGAAGGAAGGAATGAATGTAGCGTGATTGTTATTTTTCCTTTTTTTATTGGGGTACTTGTTGGCAAATAGACAAAGAACAAAGGGCCATTCCGGATTTCCGGAATGGCCCTTTGTTCATTTACAGCCGGGCGTGGTTAGAAAATGTAACGCAGGCCGGCCTGCACCTGCCATCGGGACAACAGGCTGAAATCATCCGTGAAGGTAGATTTCAGTGTGGTGTCGAAGCTGTAAGTGGGGATATTGTTCTGATCCACCGTTACGCCGATGGGCTGGGTATTGGTCGGAAACCGGCGCACGCCCCAGCTGCTGCTGATGAAGTTGCCCACATTCAGCATATCCAGGCTAAACTGTATGGTATGGGTGCGTTGGCCTACCTTAAGGTTGAGATCCTGAAGAACGCGAGCGTCCCAGCGGGAGTACCAGGGGCTGAGGATGTCGTACTTCTCAGCATAGGAGCCGCGGTTGCTGTTCAGGTAATCGTCCTGTTTGATAAAGGCGCTCAGGGCGGTGCGTTGAGCGGCTTGTTCTTCGGCGCTGCCCGTGAACTGCATCTGCTGCAGGTCGGTTTCCGTGGGGATGTAGATCAGGTCGTTCAGGCCGGATCCATCATTGTTGATGTTTCCGGAGTACGTATAGGTAAACCGGCCGCCCTGTGCATACTCGAAGAAGAGGGATAGGGTAGTAGCCCACGTGCCGCTGCCGTATTCAAACCGCTTGTTGGCGGAGCCCACCACGCGGTGGCGGTTGCCGTACAAGGAAGGCGTTTCTCTGGGTATGTTTACATGGCCGATGGCCGGGTTGCGGTCGTAGGCATCGCCCGAGATTTCCGCTTCAATGGAGCTGGCGTCTTTGGCGTCGAGGAAGTTGTAGGCCAGGCTGGCGTACAGGCCGTTGCCAAAGGTTTTCTGGACCTGCACCGTAGCGTTCAGGGAATAGCCTACGTCGGTGTTGGTAAATACGTAGGCATTGGTCGGCCCTCCGAAAACCAGGGCCCTGTCGCCAGCCGTGTAAACCAGGCGGCTGTCTACGCTGCCCAACCTGCCGGTTGGAGGCTTGAGGCCGTAGTTGCGCACCATCATGCCGTTGATGTCCTGGGTATAAATAAGGTCGCCGGATATCACCCAGCCACCGCCGAAGCGTTTGTCGATGCCGAGGTTGCTGCGCCATACCTGCGGAAACTGGAAATCGGGGGAGGTCATGGTGTAGAAGAAAAAATCGGGGTTGGCCACCTGGTTGCCGATCCAGACGAAGGGGAAGCGGCCGGAGAACAGGCCGGAGCCGCCGCGCAATTGCAGGCTGCGGTTGCCCAGCACGTCCCAGTTGAAGCCGAGGCGCGGAGAGAGGAGGGGCGTCTGGTCCGGAAGCACGGTATGGTCGAAAGTGACCGGGTTGCCATCGGTGTCATAATAAACAATAGACGGATCGTAGGTGGCGAAAGGGTTGTTGACGGGGTCAAAAACGCCGCCTTTGCGGTCGATGTTCTCCTGGATTTTATCAGAAGTATCGAAATAGAGCGGCATGTCCATGCGCACGCCCAGGGTCAGCTTGAAATCATTGCCGATCAAAATTTCATCCTGAGCGTAGAGCCCCCATTGGCCGACATTGGTCTCCGCCAGGGCCCAGCCGGTGCCGTCGTAACCGGGGATTGGCCCCGGGGTTTTGTTGTTCTCAAAAGTAGCGCGCGCGTGGTCTACGACCGGGTCCATGCCGCCGGCATTGACAAAGTCGAGGAAATCCTGAACGCTGGCGAAACCTGGGCCGAAAGTGCCGCCCGGATAATCTACCCCGAAAGGCTCGTAAACCCCGAGGTTGAAGGAGTTGTCGAAGCTGAATCGCTCCAGGGAGGTTCCGATGGTCAGGGTGTGCTTGCCGAGGTACAGGTTGAAGTTGTCCGTAAACTGGAGCACATTCTGGTCGAGCCGGTTGTTGATGGAGAACGGCTCGTGGCCGGCAACGATGTAGCGGATGCCGTCGCGGTTGATGTTGAGCACCGGGAAGGGGGCGGAGAAGGGATCGCGGGAGTCGCGGAAGGCCGTGAAGCCGGCCTGCAGCTTATTGGCGCCCCAGTTGCCGAAGATGGACTTCAATTCCACGATGCCGGAATGGATAATGTTGTTGATCTTGTACCCGGAGTTGACGAATTGCAGGGTCGTGGCGTCCGGGCCCCGGCGTCCCAAAGCGGAGGGGTGCGCCGGTTTTTCCTTTTCCGCATTCAGGAAGTTGTAGGTAGCCGTGAGGCTGTGCCGGGAGTTGATGATCCAGTCCAGCTTGAAAATCCCTTTCTCACTGTCGGTAAGGTGGATATAATCTTCATAAGGTCCGGTTTCGTACCCAAAGCGGCTCCTCAGGATATTGGATACCTGCTCCAGGTCCTGAGCTTCTACCCGGGAAACGTTTTCCCCGGTGCGGCCCGGAGCGGCGGCAATGAAGTTGGAGCCCTGGTCTTGCCGGCGATCGATTTCGGCATTGGCAAAAAAGAACAGCTTGTTTTTAATGATCGGCCCGCCCAGGCTAAATCCGATCTGGAACTGGCGCAGTTCCGGAACGAAAATGTCGGTGCTTTTAATGGTCGAGCCCGTCATGTCCTGGTTGCGGAAAAAGCCGAAGACGGTTCCGCTGAAATCATTGGTGCCGCTCTTGGTCACCGCGTCGATGGAAGCGCCCGTGAAGCCCGCCTGGGTAACGTCATACGGAGCTACTGAGACGGATATCTGGTCGATGGCGTCCAGCGAGATGGGCTGGGCGTCGGTCTGCCCGCCGGGAGTGGCGGCATCCAGGCCGAAGGGGTTGTTGAAGATGGAGCCGTCGAGCGAGAAGTTGTTGAACTGGTCGTTGCGCCCGGCGAAGGAATTGCCGTCGGAAGAAGGCGCCAGGCGGTAGTAATCTGCCGCCGAACGGGAGATGGTGGGCAGCCGCCGCAGTTGGTCGGAAGAGATGTTGGTGGCCGCGCCGGTGCGCTCGCTGTTCAGCAGGGGGTCGGCATTGGCTTTGACCACCACCTCCTCCAACTCGAGGGCACTGCTCTTGAGGCCGATATCCACTTTGAGTTTTTGGGCAAGGCTCAGGTAAATGCCTTCCACCTTGCCGGCGTCGTATCCGAGGTAGTTGGCTTCGAGGACGTACGGCCCACCCACCCGCAGGTTGGGAAGGGTAAACCGGCCGTCCTCCCGCGTAGTGGTGCCGTACTGCGCGCCGGAGGGCTGGTGGATGGCCACTACCGTAGCCGCGTCGAGCGGGTTGCCCTGGTCGTCGACGACCGTTCCGGTAAGGGTGGCTGTAGTTACCTGAGCATGCAGGCTGGGCATGCCGATAACGGCCAACACGGACATTGCCAGGATGAGTTGGAATGGTTTCATAAATCTGGATTTGAGTGAGGGTTAAAAGATCGTTTTCTCACAGTAAATTTAGCACAACTTTTTTAACCTTCAATTTACTACAGGTTAACAATCCCGTATATTTAATCTTCGATTAACATACTTTTGGGCCGATTTCTTCTCTAAAGCCTATTTTACCTATATTTTTAGCGCTCTTATCTACCGACAAACCAATTGCATGGATAATCTGGAATATTTCAAGCGGGACTTCAGCTGGCTTTCCTTCAACCACCGCGTTTTGCAGGAAGCCAAGGACCAGCGGGTGCCGCTTTACGAGCGCATCAAATTTCTGGCCATATACAGCTCCAACCTCGACGAGTTCTTCCGCGTCCGGGTGGCTTCCCTGCGCAGTTTTAAAGACCTGAAAAAAAAGGACCGCAAAAAGCTCGAGCTGGAAGTAAAGCCCAAAAAAGAGCTGAAGCAAATCCGCCGGATCGTGCAGGAACAGCAGGAAGCGTTTGGGGCCATATTCCGGGAAGAAATCCTGCCCGAGCTGGAGGGCCATGGCATCCGCCTGCTCAGGGAAACGGCTTACACCGGGGAGCAACAGGCTTTTGCCCGGAGGTATTTCTTCGAAAAGGTTTATCCCCACATTTACACCCTGTCGCTGGGGGCGGAAGACGATTCGCCTTTCCTCAAAAACCGCGGCCTGTATTTTGTGGTGGAAATGGAAGCCCCCGGACGACTGTCGGTCGTGGAAATTCCAACAGAAGCGCTGCCGCGCTTCGTTGCCCTTCCTTCCGCCGGCGAAGGGTTTTGCCTCACTTTCCTGGACGACATCATCCGTTTCAACCTGCAGGAACTGCTGGACGAGCCCTTCCTGGGCGCCTACTCCGTAAAGCTGTCCCGCGATGCGGAACTGTACATCGACGACGAATACTCGGGCGACCTGCTGGACAAGCTCAAAAAAAGCCTGGAGAAGCGCAATGTCGGCCTGCCTACCCGCTTCCTCTACGACTCGGATATGCCCGATGAGTTGCTGAAGCGCTTGCGCGAATGGTTTGGCCTGAGCAAGGACGACCTCGTGCCCGGCGCCCGTTACCACAACTTCAACGACTTCTTCGCCTTCCCGGACCCCACCGAAAACGCCCGCCTGCACGACCCTCCCATGCCGCCCCTGCCTCATCCCCAACTGGAGGGCCTGGACAAGATACTGCCCTTCCTGGGGCAGCAGGACGCCATGCTGCATTTCCCTTACCAGAAATATGACTATGTGCCCCAGCTGATCGAAGAGGCAGCCAACGACCCGGACGTGCAGCGCATCAAAATCACCCTGTACCGGGTGGCTTCCAAATCAGCCATCGTAGACTCCCTCCTTAGGGCCAGGAAGAATGGGAAGCAGGTCACCGCTTTCATCGAGGCCAAGGCGCGTTTCGACGAAGAGTCGAACCTCTACTGGGGAGCACAGCTGGAAAAGGCCGGCGCTTTTGTGTTCTACAGCTATCCGGGCATCAAGGTGCACACCAAATTGCTGCTCATCCAGCGGGAGGAAGCGGATGGCCTCCGCAATTACGCTTACCTCGGCACTGGCAATTTCAATGAAAAAACCGCCCGGTTGTACGGCGACCACGCCCTGCTGACCGGCGACGGGCGCCTGGCCAACGAGGTGGCCCAGGTTTTTATGCTGCTGGAAAAAAAAGTCCTCATCCCCCAATGCAGGCATCTGTTCGTTTCCCCCTTTACCACCCGCGACCGCTTCACGGCGCTCATTGAACAGGAGATGGAAAACGCCCGCAACGGCAAAGAGGCCTACATGATCCTCAAAATGAACAGCCTGGAAGACCCTGCCATGATCGAAAAACTATACGAGGCCAGCCAGGCAGGCGTCAGGATACAACTGATCATCCGAGGCATCTGCTGCCTGGCGCCGGGCGTAAAGGGCATGAGCGAGAACATCGGGGCCATCAGCATCCTGGACCGCTTCCTCGAACACGCCCGGGTGTACATTTTCGGCAATGGCGGCCAGGAGATCATGTACACCGCCTCCGCCGACTGGATGACCCGCAACCTCGACCGCCGGGTGGAAGCGGTAATGCCCATCCTGGATGAGCATGTCTACCGCGAACTGCGCCACATCATCGATCTCCAGCTGAACGACAACACCAAAGCCCGCTGGATCGACGCCGAGCAGAGCAACGCCTACAAAAAGAACGGGGAACCGCCGACGCGGGCGCAGTGGGCTGCTTATGAGTTTCTGAG
Coding sequences:
- a CDS encoding arsenate reductase ArsC translates to MKRILVLCTGNSCRSQMAEGYLKFYTQSGAEIYSAGLESHGINPYAIKAMEEDSIDISGQHSKPIRVFRGRHFDYLVTVCDEATHSLLRDITYGEKIHFSIPDPAAFEGGSEEKLEEFRRVREIVKKKMLKFIGKALQENTEAAA
- a CDS encoding TonB-dependent receptor encodes the protein MKPFQLILAMSVLAVIGMPSLHAQVTTATLTGTVVDDQGNPLDAATVVAIHQPSGAQYGTTTREDGRFTLPNLRVGGPYVLEANYLGYDAGKVEGIYLSLAQKLKVDIGLKSSALELEEVVVKANADPLLNSERTGAATNISSDQLRRLPTISRSAADYYRLAPSSDGNSFAGRNDQFNNFSLDGSIFNNPFGLDAATPGGQTDAQPISLDAIDQISVSVAPYDVTQAGFTGASIDAVTKSGTNDFSGTVFGFFRNQDMTGSTIKSTDIFVPELRQFQIGFSLGGPIIKNKLFFFANAEIDRRQDQGSNFIAAAPGRTGENVSRVEAQDLEQVSNILRSRFGYETGPYEDYIHLTDSEKGIFKLDWIINSRHSLTATYNFLNAEKEKPAHPSALGRRGPDATTLQFVNSGYKINNIIHSGIVELKSIFGNWGANKLQAGFTAFRDSRDPFSAPFPVLNINRDGIRYIVAGHEPFSINNRLDQNVLQFTDNFNLYLGKHTLTIGTSLERFSFDNSFNLGVYEPFGVDYPGGTFGPGFASVQDFLDFVNAGGMDPVVDHARATFENNKTPGPIPGYDGTGWALAETNVGQWGLYAQDEILIGNDFKLTLGVRMDMPLYFDTSDKIQENIDRKGGVFDPVNNPFATYDPSIVYYDTDGNPVTFDHTVLPDQTPLLSPRLGFNWDVLGNRSLQLRGGSGLFSGRFPFVWIGNQVANPDFFFYTMTSPDFQFPQVWRSNLGIDKRFGGGWVISGDLIYTQDINGMMVRNYGLKPPTGRLGSVDSRLVYTAGDRALVFGGPTNAYVFTNTDVGYSLNATVQVQKTFGNGLYASLAYNFLDAKDASSIEAEISGDAYDRNPAIGHVNIPRETPSLYGNRHRVVGSANKRFEYGSGTWATTLSLFFEYAQGGRFTYTYSGNINNDGSGLNDLIYIPTETDLQQMQFTGSAEEQAAQRTALSAFIKQDDYLNSNRGSYAEKYDILSPWYSRWDARVLQDLNLKVGQRTHTIQFSLDMLNVGNFISSSWGVRRFPTNTQPIGVTVDQNNIPTYSFDTTLKSTFTDDFSLLSRWQVQAGLRYIF
- the ppk1 gene encoding polyphosphate kinase 1, whose product is MDNLEYFKRDFSWLSFNHRVLQEAKDQRVPLYERIKFLAIYSSNLDEFFRVRVASLRSFKDLKKKDRKKLELEVKPKKELKQIRRIVQEQQEAFGAIFREEILPELEGHGIRLLRETAYTGEQQAFARRYFFEKVYPHIYTLSLGAEDDSPFLKNRGLYFVVEMEAPGRLSVVEIPTEALPRFVALPSAGEGFCLTFLDDIIRFNLQELLDEPFLGAYSVKLSRDAELYIDDEYSGDLLDKLKKSLEKRNVGLPTRFLYDSDMPDELLKRLREWFGLSKDDLVPGARYHNFNDFFAFPDPTENARLHDPPMPPLPHPQLEGLDKILPFLGQQDAMLHFPYQKYDYVPQLIEEAANDPDVQRIKITLYRVASKSAIVDSLLRARKNGKQVTAFIEAKARFDEESNLYWGAQLEKAGAFVFYSYPGIKVHTKLLLIQREEADGLRNYAYLGTGNFNEKTARLYGDHALLTGDGRLANEVAQVFMLLEKKVLIPQCRHLFVSPFTTRDRFTALIEQEMENARNGKEAYMILKMNSLEDPAMIEKLYEASQAGVRIQLIIRGICCLAPGVKGMSENIGAISILDRFLEHARVYIFGNGGQEIMYTASADWMTRNLDRRVEAVMPILDEHVYRELRHIIDLQLNDNTKARWIDAEQSNAYKKNGEPPTRAQWAAYEFLREKAQHLLEQEV